Genomic segment of Salvia hispanica cultivar TCC Black 2014 chromosome 2, UniMelb_Shisp_WGS_1.0, whole genome shotgun sequence:
tcaaataaaccAACAgaaatttaatctaattttcaacaaaatatgaacaatgttgtcaaacataaacaaactctatatattttgACTAAAATGGTGCAAATTCATTATATTGATCTAAACATGTAGTAACAAAATGGGATTGTTATGAGGTTATCCTAGGAAGCAACCTTGTCAAGTTCCATAAACAAACTAGGGACCcccacctctctctctctctctctcacacacacacacaaacacacactcCAATAATGTTTTTAACAAGTAGTCAAGTGTAATCACATATTGACTCTAGTGTTGACATCATATGATGCAAGAGAGCTTTAAAATAGTCAAtccaagcaaaataaaaatatctaaatttttcCATCTATATCTACAAGATCTAACTAGCCTCATCTAGCTCAATAATATATAGGACCAGTAGTAGCAAAGGCAAAATGGTTCAGAATGTGGAGTAGCATTTTATGTAAATGAGTGTACCATTGAACAACAAATATCTTGAATTGACTATCAATCTATCATCATACATTTAAAGCCATCTAGGCAATCTGCAGTCGCAATGTAATGAgacataaatttgaaattccaaCTATTAACAGACTTCCTAATGTAAAAGGGCCATCATAGACATTCgtattttacattttgcatCGTTCTATAGGTGCAAGTGAAATATGTGAGAGCATCAAAAAAGTCCTTGCCAAGAATAGTCATTGTAATGTATTTTTGGAACCAAAGCTGCACAAGAGTACCTACCTTACAATGGGACTAGCACGGTTTTAGCTTCACTGGGATCCAGAAGGTAACTTCCACAATTTCTTCGTTGCTACCAGGACTTTCTCCCTCTGAAGTGAGTCGGGTTCTTTGTCGTGTATGGAGGCCCTCCATCTTATGGCACGAGAAATCCATTCAATTTTGTCAATCACTTCAGGTGAATCTCTAATGATAACCGTGCCTTCAGGACGCAGCATTCTATCAATTTCCACCATCAGATCGACAAGGTTACACCTGCAAATACGATGATGGTGGGGATCAAATGTTATGGATGGAACaggttttaataaaattgttggTCGTGTGTGAATGGAATAAGATTCCCACTTAATATGTGTGGTAATGGTGGTGAGTCGTGTGGATCCTTTTACTGTAAATGGAAAGTGGAGATTTTGTGGACTGAGCGAAAAGGAAATTGTGGCAAACTTTTCGTGGATGGGGGAAGTtttattcaactcaaacttcGAGCCAAGCAACTCAATTGCATTATAGATACTTAAACAGATGAGTTCCTCAAAAACAATGGAGCGGCTTGAATGGTCACAAGTTTGACAGaaataagaacaaaaaataGTATACCTGTTTTTTCCCGAACTGGGATCTTTAACAAGAGACTCGATATCAGCAACATGTATCAAATCGTAAGTACGAGGATATGTTGAGAAAGGCTCACACCTACAAGCAtcagaaagaaaatatatccaatatcaattaaatacataatacTTTGGGACATATAATAAGGATATGGAGAATCTGAACTAAATCACAAGCCACATTGAACACTAGATAAacaaatgtataagcacaagtTCTATGCAAAAAGACTGCACATAGGATAAATGCTAAAGAAATAATGAGTAAAGGGAGCATGTAACTTCCACGCACCAATCATGGAAAACTCCTATTAGTCCTCGGTCATAAATGACATCAAGGGTTGACGGCTTGCGAGCGGGAACGACATTCATTACCCAAACAGGATCAGATATTATGGCCGCTGCAAAACCTCCGAAGAATGCATTCATATCCATGACATTTCGGATGGATGGAGTTCCCAGTTTTATGTTTAAAGAATTCTTGTAGTAAGCAACCCTCCTTGCCCATCTTCGCTTGTCAGCTTCAAACACATCGattccatttttaataatactaaCCCTCGAAGGAGCTATTGTCAATCTCTCAGGCCACTTTGGAATTGCTCCGAGTGCGTATTCTCCCTTAACAGAGGATGTCCTGCTAATACATTTCTTCAACTTGGTGTACCtgcaaattaataatattaaatcctTTTCTCAACGAGAATGCAACAATAATATAGTCACTGAGTCCACCTTGGAATACATGTTATAAGTTTATaccaaaatatgatcaaagGTGATGCAAGATATGAACAAACAGCTTCTGATGCATATTTACCACGAAAAACTAGGATCATCAGACTCATCGCACAAGTTGAGCCCAAATTCATTAAGGTTGGGATGGCATGAATCCCCAATCGGCTTCTTCCAGATGGCAGTGTTCCCATCTACGACAATCAGCTCGTAACACAAAGATCTGGCAACGGCCTGGAGCTCAGCCCATTCCTTATCTTGTTTAGGCCACTGTACAGGAGGTCCAGATATGACTAGGTAGCCTCCTGGCCGAAGTAACCGATCAACTTCAAGAAAATATGTAGCATCTGCACAGGTATAATACGCGTTAGGAACAGTATTATATACTTACGAGGTAGTGGTAAACTATTTGGAAGAGGACTTACTATATGCAGCGAAAGGTATCAGACATCGAGAACAGTGGACCAAATCGAAAGAAAACCCAGAAAACGGAAGTCTACGTGTGCCAAGCATGGCAACAAAGGTCGGTACTCCTCTCTCCAGAGCGAACTGTATCTGAGCTTTATGTGAATCTCTTGGGGCAAAGGAAAGAGTTAATATGCCTTCAGAGAGCATGTATCCACCGAAACTAGCAACCTAGAAAATGAGATAGAGATTTTTCAAGACCTGTATTCAGTAATAGCTGTTACAAGGAAACAGGGAAGGAATCCCTACCCCGCATCCCATATCGAGAGCTGTCCTCAAAGCTCCCCCAGCTATAGGAATATACTGTTTAAGCTTTTCGATATATTGTTCAGCTCCATCTGGGAACATTGTACCACCACCAGGAAATATGAAATACGGACCTTCTCTCTTCATCCATCCCTGGTGGCCTTTCCTATCTGCTATTTTATTATAAGGCATGTTATCATGCCATATCTGCAGTAGAAAACACAAAACTAATGATCATTTGAGACGAATCAAGCTTTCAATTGCTTATAGCAGACTGAGTTGTAAAGATATTCCTCAATAGTTTGAAAACATAGTACATACTATTAAAGTACttcattaccaaaaaaaaggcAGCAGTCGCTGCAGAATACCTTTGGCACTAGATGCAAAAATGCATATACTAATCAACGCTATATAGAAGCACCAATCAAAACAATTAAGAGaattgcatatatatacaacaaTTCAGATTGCAGATTCCCAACAAGCAAGACCAAAGATTCAACTTCAATTTGTTCCAACAACTACTAAACAAACATTCTGTCCATAAGTAGAACCTCAAACACATAGGTTCACAGCCacatattcaaatcttcaagcTAAAGTAAACTTGTAAAACCAATGCCAACACGTCCAAACTAAttaagaagagaaaaatagtAAGAATGAAACTGAGTTGACCTTATGCAAACTGTCGGGCCAGGGCACGGGAACCTTGTAGCCGTCCGGCGGCGGGATCAAACAGAGAGGCGTGTCGTCGGGGCGAGGGCAATGCCTCTCCCTGTAGAAATTCATATCCCTGCTGAGCTGGCTGTTAATTCTGGGATCCTCACAGGGCATGTGATCCACCATATCGGCGGGGCAAGCGTCGATGGCCACCGCCTGACGCCCCTGCTCCACCAGCGCCACCAGACGCCCCCGGTGCCGCGGATCCGAGCGGAGCAGCGTCTGCCGCCCCGATGCCGCCAGCGAGTCGCCCAGTGGAGTGAAGacgaggaggaagaagagcaGAACCGCCGCGAAGAAGCACCCCATAATAGCATCCAGCACCCGCCATTGGCGCGCGTGCCGGTTCTTGGAAGACGGAAGATTCAACAGCCCCATTTTCTCTCCCAACTTCAAGATCTCATTTTTACACTCAGCGACAGTGTTGAGCTTCAAGATCTGAGTTTAAGATTGCACTACTGTTTAATTAGCTAATTAGAATGGATATGGTACAAGCTGTGCTGCTTAATGTACAACGCCATAATTAACTAGGAAGGTCGGTGTGAATGTGACATTGAAGCTAAAGTAAATGGCCTCAGTTACTTAGTCCACTTGCGTGGACTACGTGTTCCAGATTCAGTTATCTATCTCCAAGAGCATTTAACAAATAATGTttccataatatttaataaatataaactaaaattatgtTATTCACGGCATAATCATAGTCTCACTTActataatttgttttcttctgtAGCTATTACAAAGTTATGCATACATCATTGTTTCATCATCTGGTCCAATAAGTAAAGAAACAGATAAATAAAGGGGTGTGAAAGAGGGAATATATGTAAAAGGTATACATCATTGTTTCATATTCTATTCCATTAACAATAATAAGCCGGGTCACAGTAAAAACGAAGACTACTTTTTTGAATGGAAATTTCAGATTATtgtttatatagtagtaccaCCTAAccatgatttaaatatttttgcacCAAGTAGCCTGGAAGAAAAGGACAAAGCAACATTTCAGACTATGAACAAGAATCTACAGGGATTACAAATCAAAGGCTCTGAACTTGAAGTTGAAAATCTTCAAGAATCATTTTGATTTGCATTTTTTGCTGACAAGCTCCCATGGCCTTTTCATTCCCCTTATCCAAAAGCTTAACTTGATTGAAGCAATAACCAGCTACAGAAGATTCAACGCTGTCAACACTCCTCTTCCATAGCCTGTTAATCTTCCAGACtttgaattttcattccaCCAAAGTAGCAATATTTTTCATACACACCAACCCCCCACTTAATGTTTCCGTGCTGCCTTAAGGTTGTAATCATGTTTGATGAGATTTGCTCTCAAAAGCATTCCTCTGAGTTCACGATCAAATTCATTGCCAGTCTGCAAGACGCGCTGGAACGTCCCATTCCTCTGATCAGCATGCCGGGCATAAAGAATCTTGTTATGGGAGTCAATTCGAGCCTGCAGGATCATCCCATTAGTTACATGTTATCCCGAGTGTATTTACACAAGCAGCGGATGCAAATGATTACCTGTATTTGGTCATTAGTGATCAGGGCTTCAAGTTCTTTCTCCAGGCCTGTAACACTTGTATTAAAAGCATTTGCCATCATATTAAGGTCTACAGATACGAACGGAAGTGTGTACTGGATCAGAGCCTTGCTGCGTATTTGCTCGTATAGAGTTTCCACATGATCATGTAAATGGATATCAAGCAACAAGTTTGTCTTGAGATTTCCTAGATATTCCAGGCAAGAAGCATAATGGCTGCATAGTAAAACATACTATCTCAAGTCAATTAAGGAACTGGAGATGCAAGTTTAGGCGGATTATTCTTTCTATTTGGTTCTTTCATTATGAATCAGCACAGAGCTGGgggatttttcaaaattgatttgtaGTAGTAGTTAATTCTTTTAAACTTTCTGGCTCGGCTTTCTTATCAAAAGAGTTCTAGAGTGGTAAGAGTGGTTAATGCCCGAGGCCAAAGGCCTCGAGTTCGAGTCCATCGTGACACGGCCTTTAACAATTTCTGTTTATTTATCCATAAAAGAGAGTGTTCTATCTACTTGTCTATGGCGGTAATCACTATGTAAGAGAATCTAGTATATAGTTCTCATAGCGTGAAGTGAACAACATAAACTCAGTTACCTGGTATGGAAATCATTAATGAGTTCCCTTATCTCAGGTACCAATTCTAAGAAGTTTCGGAAATTAGTGTTATCGATGACTTTGCTCtggaaaattgaaacaattcAAAGGGTAAGAATTTACAAGGTCATAAAATCCCTGAATCATAGAAAATGACCATTTAAGAACAATATAAACAAGGTAAGGGTTTGCCTTCAGTTCTGAACGGTCAAAGCTTGCGAGTGCACAGAGACTGCCATATGTTGCAACATCTTGGGGTGAAATTACTTCAGTGTAGTTGTTCCCAAGTTCTGGGCCAACTTCCAGGAACTgcaaatatcaatataaaaagtCAAGGGAAAATATATGAAGCAAAGACAATAAAAATCTTACATCTCAAGCACCATAGAGGGTGTATATATCAATGAACTTGTTAAGATATGAATTTCAATCATGCATGATATATTATACTCACATTGCGACCACCCATGGTAAGTCTCTGTAAACTATAAAGCATTCTACCTTTAAAAAAGTCTGTATATACCACCCAAAAGCATCAGAACTATAAGAGCAGTCCTATACATGTATAAAATTTCAGCAGCCAACTCCAATTTTCTGCTCTTTCTACATGGCATGCTTAACCACAACAAACAATATATTCTCTGGCAGGCAATTACTTTATGAGGAAAGGATTTTCTAGACAAACCTTTCGAGCAGCAAGCTTATATTTTTTCCCTTCAAGGTGAGACAATCCAGCAGCACAACGCAGTTTTGCAATTGTAACAGGTTCCAAGCCGTCTGCAGTTTGCTCAGCCTTGCCAACGTAACTTGTAACATGAGTAAATTGACCCATCTCAATGCTAAGAAGAATTGCATTTAGACACATATGAATTATATGCTTCGAGGTTGTGCAGTAGTCACGTGTGCggacataatttttaaatgctTCACCAAGCTGACCATGTGCATAGTAGAAATCCCCAAAATCATTGTACCCCATCCGAATGCTCTCTTTGATCAAATTTGTCTGCAAAAGATAGTATTAAAGTGAGGGTGCTAAGTAGAACAAGAAAAAGACAGCCAAATATTAAGCTACTAAGAGTTGGAAATTTTGAGATCATGCTCATTGGATTTTACTATCAAGAGTTTCAGGAAATCGAATATTTAAGTGTTACAACCAACACCAACCAAATTaattgttataattaattcacactgcataatttaataatcaatGAATCAGAAACATGCGGCAATAACAAGAGTTGGGAGCAGTTTCTGCAGGCCTAACACAGATCTCTCAACTTCATGCAAAATAAACTAGTGAAGAATTCAAAGAATGGATCTATTTAATAAGAAGCGACTTAACAGATTCTTCGTCTAACAGACACACAAGGTATTACCTTATAGTATATGTTGAGAAGATgaacaaaataacaacaatcGTTAGCAAATTCCATATTCCTAAGCCAGACAATgttaccttttcttttttatcttttcaaatTTCCTTATAACCAGTTTTCCAACAAGTGGCCAAGAACCGACCCTAAATCCTACTCTCCCATCCCCAAACaatagtcttttttttttcatttggttTATCCCAAATTAGTCCACTTCTTTGGCAAAGTTTTCTCTCTATGAGGTCTCATTCTCCACTGACAAAActctaatcaatttttttctttctactcaCCAATTtcgcattaaaactcatgttgtCCCCAAAGTCCCTATTTTTATGGGTCGGAGGGAGCATAAATCCTTATTCTACAGTTCCCAAATAAAACCAGCGTTCACAACTTATAGCTTAAAATCATGGTAGACTTCACACAAGACTATGAAATTCAACTGACATTtcagtaaaaataaaagtataatagAGTGTATAGAGGGGAAACACCATACCCTGTAAGCATTGAGTTCATTTTCAAGCTTCTCCTTTCTCAACTCGGCCCGTCGATCCACAGCATCGGCCCAGGCATTATCCAGGTCGTAATTGGGGCCCAATCGGCCATTGATCTTCCCGACAACCTCTCTGAAGAGCTGCGTGTTCTCGCCCTTCTTGATCTCGTCGTACGCCATCCGCAGAGCCTCCAGCTCCATGGAAGGGGCGCCGCATTTATCGGCGATGAAAAGGAGGCGCGTAGTCCTCGTGCGACCAGTGTAGAGTGCGGCGTAGGCCTCGATGTCGAGCTGCTCGCCGCTGATGATGGGGCGGTGGCGCTGCGAATCGGTTTCGTCCCGGCCATTGGCGTAGATCTCTTCGTCCCCGATAATAGCGTCTGCTTCCATTTTGAGAGTAGTAGTAGAAGTAGTTGGATCAGTAGGAGAAGTAATCTAGGGTTTCTGTTGATTCTCTTCTTCCCTCTTCGTTTGCGATTGCCGTTTTGAACGTGTAGACACTAGAGAGTATGATACAATCTGGGCTTCGCACGTGTCATGAGTTAGCTTCTGCAATCTGGCCCGTATATTAGTTTTCAATCCGggggaatttttttatttttttttcgtaaaggccaaaattgatCCTAAACACATGgtcattttacgatttttatcctaaattttatcttttagattttttggtcttaaatatatgaaaatttgatcattttggtcctccgtcaatatACATTTCCGTTAATATTTAACGGTCAACgattttaatcacaattttgaccaattaaagctattaattatgattactTACACCCTAATTATATccttgattattttaataaatttcatttaaaatatataacaaataatataaaaaacaaaaatgaaatatacaacccaatttaattaatcaatattctCCTTAATTAATCCTGGTAATGCTCACCAACATTGATCCCTCTGCTGCGCCGGAGCCCCCTTTCTCCTATTGCCGCACTGCCGCCGCCACCAAACGCAAGCACCGCCCTGCCGGAACCCTTGGTTGCAGATCTCACACACGTACCGATCCGACTCCAGCAGCGTCTTCGGCGACAACAACACCACCTCCACATCCGGATCTGCTAGTTTCAgttaatttttggaaataattacATCTAGGGTTCCGTCCTCACAGCACCGCCACCACCATCATCACATACATTATCCCTTTTTTCGGACTTCTCTCCTTCTCTCCATCTCCTCCCTCCAATCCGTCCTCCACAGCACCGCCAGCAGCCCCCTCCACAGCCTCCTGAACCCCATCCCCATCCAAAACCCCATCAAAAACGCCGTCGGCATCCCCACTAAGTAGAACGACCCTAgattatttttggatataatTACAATTGGGGTTCCGGCAGGGCGGCGCTTGCGTttggtggcggcggcggggtGGCAGTAGGAGAAAGGGGGTTCCGGCGCGGCAGAGGGATCAATGTTGGTGAGCATTACCGGGATTAGTTAAGGAgatgattgattaattaaattgg
This window contains:
- the LOC125203759 gene encoding probable pectin methyltransferase QUA3 translates to MGLLNLPSSKNRHARQWRVLDAIMGCFFAAVLLFFLLVFTPLGDSLAASGRQTLLRSDPRHRGRLVALVEQGRQAVAIDACPADMVDHMPCEDPRINSQLSRDMNFYRERHCPRPDDTPLCLIPPPDGYKVPVPWPDSLHKIWHDNMPYNKIADRKGHQGWMKREGPYFIFPGGGTMFPDGAEQYIEKLKQYIPIAGGALRTALDMGCGVASFGGYMLSEGILTLSFAPRDSHKAQIQFALERGVPTFVAMLGTRRLPFSGFSFDLVHCSRCLIPFAAYNATYFLEVDRLLRPGGYLVISGPPVQWPKQDKEWAELQAVARSLCYELIVVDGNTAIWKKPIGDSCHPNLNEFGLNLCDESDDPSFSWYTKLKKCISRTSSVKGEYALGAIPKWPERLTIAPSRVSIIKNGIDVFEADKRRWARRVAYYKNSLNIKLGTPSIRNVMDMNAFFGGFAAAIISDPVWVMNVVPARKPSTLDVIYDRGLIGVFHDWCEPFSTYPRTYDLIHVADIESLVKDPSSGKNRCNLVDLMVEIDRMLRPEGTVIIRDSPEVIDKIEWISRAIRWRASIHDKEPDSLQREKVLVATKKLWKLPSGSQ
- the LOC125203760 gene encoding COP9 signalosome complex subunit 1-like — its product is MEADAIIGDEEIYANGRDETDSQRHRPIISGEQLDIEAYAALYTGRTRTTRLLFIADKCGAPSMELEALRMAYDEIKKGENTQLFREVVGKINGRLGPNYDLDNAWADAVDRRAELRKEKLENELNAYRTNLIKESIRMGYNDFGDFYYAHGQLGEAFKNYVRTRDYCTTSKHIIHMCLNAILLSIEMGQFTHVTSYVGKAEQTADGLEPVTIAKLRCAAGLSHLEGKKYKLAARKFLEVGPELGNNYTEVISPQDVATYGSLCALASFDRSELKSKVIDNTNFRNFLELVPEIRELINDFHTSHYASCLEYLGNLKTNLLLDIHLHDHVETLYEQIRSKALIQYTLPFVSVDLNMMANAFNTSVTGLEKELEALITNDQIQARIDSHNKILYARHADQRNGTFQRVLQTGNEFDRELRGMLLRANLIKHDYNLKAARKH